The DNA region ATATTAATAATTAGTGGATCATGTAGAGAGTTAGAGAAGTATAATTGAATCATTTTTCCCTAAACTAGTATATTAGTCACAGTTGTCAACCTGCAGTTTAGCTCAGTACGtgattatattaattataaaatcacTAATTGCATTGGAACATAAAGTGAAAAGTTTTGAGATCTCAGCATACCATTAATGttctattttatatattgacaaattgataaaacattagtaaaattatatatatttttcggGTTTTCGGGTATTACCCGATCAGGTATCGGGCAAAAATCCCAATAACCCAATACCCGATCCCGACTCGAAACCCGGTTTTTtgggtatcgggtatccaattacccgaatcgggtatccaatacccgatatccaaTTTGACAGCCCTACATATATTAGTCCATGTATAGCACGGGTGTAATACTAGTATACATAAATTCCCACTGTTAGCATTAGATATGTTATGTAAGGGTGTAATACTAGTATACGTAAATTCCCACTGTTAGCATTAGATATGTTGATTGTGAAGCTgggagcatccacaatggcgcctagcgcaccgcctaggctcggctaggcggtgcgctcggCGAACCACTGTAACCGCCGAGCCGGTTtccggaaaaaaaaaatcacctagcgctaggcgatgtttgggcgctgggcgatccgctcggcgccattgcaggctctggatcgccgagcgcatcgcgatgctccagtctcgatgggcggcagttaggggtccaacgcgtttgtggcatgtcgactgcattgctgatataatgtacgcctgtattatcatgcacaacacgATTGTCGAAGGCGAAGATGTACAACTGaatagttgggccaacgacgataatgaagccggtccaagccacggcgtggccgcccccaacgtacggagtggggtacctcacgatgaagcctgcctcctccaagcaaatgccgacatgcgccaaacagatgctcatattcgactctaaaaggatttaattgaagagttatgagcgcggaggactgcacagagttagttttttttaattatgtaatttttttaaatgtactttttttaaaatttaaataaaattattgcagtttcccgtatatgtggcgtaaatttaatttcgtattttgtgtgattgttaattatttattttatataattttgagtgatgtgactaggctatgactgagctatttgcttgtcttgATGATGTGCCAGGatgatttttagtgctgatgatgtggcagaaagagtttgtggctaggctatggccggggaaaaccattgtggatgctctgaatACTATATTTTCCGAGTCAACAGTTAACCcaaaatgattaattaataaacTATTGCTTAATTAAGATAAATCTCAGTCAGATTAATTTGTCCGAACTAATCTCACCCCTCAGATCTCAATCCAACAGCTCTAATTACAACTGCAACCCACAGAGTAACACTCTTCCCACctcccctctcttctctctctcacttttcTTTCAGTCTCCTCCTCGTGCTGCCGTGCCATTCAATCCTTCCACAACCCACGTATATGTCGTTTCAATAGAGAGAAAGAGACATAGATCTTCCCTGCCGCGGTGGATCTCGATTTTCTTCAACTCTGCGCGGTTTTGTGAGTGGCGACTGATTACAGAGATAGATGGGGAGGATAAAGCCTCACGCGATTTCGATGTGGATGTGCTTCGCGCTCCTTCTCCTCGTCAACGCCGTCCACTCCTTCTATCTTCCCGGCGTCGCTCCCCAGGATTTTGAGAAGGTGATTTGATTCCGCTGATTGCTCGTTTCTGTTTGTTTTGGATGTTTCTCTCGCACTTGACTGTTGATGATACTTCAATTAATCAATATCCATGTATATTTATGCGAGAGAGAGCGAGTTCTAGCGGGTAATTTGTATGTAGACAGTGGGAGATGATCGGTGTGTCGAGGGTTGCGAGTTTTTTGATTGAGCTCTACTAGGTTACTATTGAGTTAGGTTTTGGTTGGTTAAGCTCGTTTTAATGTTGGATCTTTTGTCTGTGAGTAAAAAACTCGGTGTACGTGATTGTGTTAGTTTATGATTATGTGTGGATGGATGAATCTGATGGGTTCGGATTCAAAAGTTGGGGTTATTGTTTGATTTAGAGTCTCGATGAAGAGTTTCTGTAAACTAAGACGATAGCTCGCAAACTGTACAATTTTAGTGCTTCAAGCCTTCATGCAGTCTACTTGATGCAAACCATAAGAAATATGAAAGTCGGAATTTCTTTGTTGTCTTCTCTTTGTGATTGGTTTTGAGCTGTTATGGTTCGGCGTGAGCTTTCTCATTAGGATCTGGTTTCTAGAATAGTAGACAGAATCTTTAATTTTAGTCAACTCATTGGCAATTCTATGTTTTGTTAATTTCTTCCTCAGTATACATTTTGCTCCTTTTAATATACAAATTGGATCTATTTTATGTTCTACTGTTTATCTCTGCTCAACCCCATCAAACGTCCATTAGTACTATAAACATTTCATGTTGTTGGACCTTAAGAGACTCAGTCATATTAATAGAATAATGTCAGATATGTTTTAGTGCAAGAACTTCCAACAATTTGTTGCAGTTGGACAACTGAAAAGCTCTCTCTAGTCTCTCCTTTGGATTCCCTTCTACTGACATCAAAACATAGGAAATGCTCTCTCCCAGTCCTTTTCTAATCACTCTTATTCCAGATAGCTTAGAATTTTGAAATTAGATGCTTTAAGTTATAGTGTGCTTTGATAAATTAAACAACTTATGTGAACATATCAACTATGCTAACTATATGCCAAGAGCTTATATATTCCCGAAGCATGTTTCTGTGCCTTTCCGTCTTAAATGCTACATTATCTAACTAATACTTTTGCCATTTGATATAGTTTAGTTTTGTATGATGTGAAGCTTGATTAGGTTTCCCTTGTATGCAGGGCGATCTTCTGAAAGTTAAAGTGAATAAATTGGCCTCTGTAAAAACTCAACTTCCTTATGCCTACTATTCCCTTCCTTATTGTAAACCAAAGAAAATTGAGGATAGTGCTGAGAATCTTGGGGAAGTCCTTCGTGGTGATCGCATCGAGAACTCCCCTTATGAGGTTTGTGTTTCTTTTGGACTTCCTTTGTtgctctcttttcttttcaaattcttatagtattttatttgtacCTCATGCCATCCtttcattcaattattttttcttggTTCAACTACTTATTGAGTTCATACGTGTAGTTTAAGATGCGAGAACCACAGATGTGCAATGTTGTTTGTCGTGTTACACTTAGCGACAAAGAGGTAAAAGAGTTCAAAGAAAAGATTGATGATGAATATCGAGTGAACATGTAAGCcagttttcaaatatatatttttttattccatGTCAAGTCATTTACATAACGACCGGTTTCTGTGTTTTCTTTTGTAGGATTTTGGATAATCTCCCCCTGGTTGTGCCTTTTAGAAGACCCGATACAGATACCCTGGTTTATCAGCACGGTTTTCCAGTTGGTTTTAAAGCTCAATATGCTGGTGTAAGTATAGATTGATTTTTTTAAGTTAGTCCCTCTCCAAAAGGCAAGTTAGATTTTGATTTCTTGTCTTTTTTCCTGTCTTACTAGAGTAAAGAGGAGAGATATTTTATCAACAATCACTTGGCATTTACTGTGAAGTATCACAAGGATGAAGAAACTGATGCTGCAAGGATTGTGGGTTTTGAAGCCAAACATTTCAGGTAATATGTTACTGATCTCCAAGATTACATTGTCTTTTTGCTTTATCTTCTTAACATTGTTAATCTTGGATATTCAGTATTAAGCATGGATATGATGGTAAATGGGATGATAGTAAAACAAGACTGACAACATGTGATCCTCATGCGAAACGGACAGTAACTAACTCCAACACTCCACATGTGGTTGACGACAAGGAAATTATATTTACTTATGATGTGGAGTTTCAGGTAAAGCTTTCTTTCTTGCTGTTGAAGGAGATATGTAATACTCTTTTTCTGGTAAGTAGGAAGTGATTGTCATGTCGGATTTCCTTGTTGTGCTCTTATTTGTAGGAAAGTGAAGTCAAGTGGGCTTCAAGATGGGATACTTATCTTTACATGGCTGATGATCAAATCCATTGGTTCTCAATCGTCAATTCTTTGATGATTGTTCTTTTCCTCTCGGGAATGGTTGCTATGATAATGCTGCGAACTCTTTATCGTGACATCTCTAGGTACAACCAGTTGGAGACTCAGGAAGAAGCTCAAGAAGAGACTGGGTGGAAATTAGTTCATGGGGATGTTTTCAGGCCTCCAACTAACTCAGATTTGCTCTGTGTTTATGTTGGAACTGGAGTTCAGTTTCTTGGGATGATACTGGTGACAATGATTTTTGCAGCACTTGGTTTCCTGTCCCCTTCTAATCGGGGAGGGCTGATGACAGCAATGCTTCTTCTTTGGGTGTTCATGGGTATTTTTGCTGGCTATGCCTCAGCCCGTCTCTACAAGATGTTTAAAGGATCAGAGTGGAAGAAAATTACTCTTCAAACAGCTTTTATGTTCCCTGGAGTCGTCTTTGCTATTTTCTTCATCCTGAATGCACTGATTTGGGGTGAGAAATCCTCAGGGGCTGTACCATTCGGGACTATGTTCGTATTGGTGCTCATGTGGTTTGGGATTTCAGTTCCGCTTGTGTTTGTTGGCAGCTACGTAGGCTTTAGGAAGCCAGCCATTGAGGCTCCAGTCAAAACCAATAAAATTCCGAGGCAGATACCAGAGCAGGCCTGGTATATGAACCCAGTCTTCTCAATCTTAATCGGAGGCATACTCCCGTTTGGTGCAGTATTCATCGAGTTGTTCTTCATCCTGACATCTATATGGCTGCAGCAGTTCTACTACATTTTCGGTTTCCTTTTCCTCGTGTTCCTCATCTTGATCGTGACCTGTGCTGAGATCACTGTCGTGCTATGCTATTTCCAACTGTGCAGCGAGGACTACTTGTGGTTGTGGAGGTCTTACCTTACCTCAGGTTCCTCAGCTTTATACCTTTTCCTGTACGCGGCATTCTACTTCTTCACAAAGCTCAACATAACAAAACCAGTCTCGGGCATCCTGTACTTTGGCTACATGTTGATTGGTTCGTATGCATTCTTCGTGCTGACTGGCACGATTGGTTTCTTCGCCTGCTTCTGGTTCACGAAACTCATCTACTCATCTGTCAAGATCGACTAGATGACAATTCAAGCTGCAAACGACCCTATTCTAGATCTGGCAATTTCACTCTTCTGATATTTCAGTGATTATAGTTTTGCGACAATGTTTTTCATACTAACTGTATTGAATCTGTAATATTATTCTTGGTTTGTGTACTcatttttggaagattttggAGTAATTGTTGTAGTTCTATTACTTATATACTTTTACAAGATTGATTTAGCAatgttagatccacttaatatgCTCTCTGAACTGCAATGAAAACCATCTTCAAACGCATTACACAAAAATGCAGTTTCAGCATAGTtgtatttcataaataattcATACACCAGTTTAATATACATATCTGATAAATTTTTACACATTCCTTAAAAAAAGATTTGAAACCAGAGATGATGGTTGATGTAACATAATTGTCATCTCACTAGCAGTAAAATATTGAAGTATATTATAAATACACACTTAGGAGCTCCTAATATTGCTGGAGGAGTCCGATTAACAAAAAGGCAAAACACCTGAGTTAGAAAATTACACCTAATCTGCATCGGCGGTAAAATCAGGCTCTGGTGGCTTTTGTAGCTTGACCAGCTCCCGGGCGCTCTTGAGGTTCCGATTTCTGTGGACCCCACGCATCGCGTTTGCAGCGAATTTGGACGCCAAGAAAGTGGCACCAATGCTGTACGAGCTACTGCCAGAGCTTGCCCCAGCTGCTTCCGcctcctcttcttccttcttccttaGCTGCTCGAGGAGCTTCCTCTTGGAGTAGCGTCGCCATGCTGCTTGGATGAAACAGGCGGCCCAAGTGCGCCACTGCTGCGAGTAGAAACGGAAGGTGTGCTGTACCTGTCGGCTGTGGAGCCGTCGGAACTGACTGGCGACGAACTTCAGCTCATCAGCCGTCAGGGCGAAAGCCTCCACTTCAGTCAGCGCCCTCACAGTACGAGTGGAGGACGGCAGGTTGGAACCGGACTTAGGATCCAGCGCCCACGTCAGAAGCTCCTCGCCACAGAAACCTCCTTCTTTGAGTAAACTACGGTTGAAAAAACCACTTCTTCCACCATCAGTGGTAACACTCTCGAGGCGGCCCCGTATGAGAAATATCATCTCATCGACTGGATCGCCCTCACGTACAATGTAAGTGCTTTCAGTGTATAGACAAGGTTTCAGCCTCTCACAGATGGCATCAAGCAATCTCTCATCCATGTTCTCAAAGAGTGGGACCCTCTTGACTAATGCCAGACAAAGATGGCGTTTTATGTCTCTTCTGAGATCTTTTGGTAAACTCTCGACCAAACTGTGCTCGTCCACACCACGTGTCTCTAACCATTTGTACTGATCATAGCGCCTAACCCGCTCCCTGAGGTCTGGTGGGAGCAAGCGATGATGCATCCATTGCTCTGAGTCGCGCCTTTTAACTCTCATCTCTTCAAGGCGGATAGTGAGCGACTGAAGGTATGTCTGTGGAAAGAGCAGAGCAGCTAAAAAGTTTGAGGCGCTTAAATATCAAAGATTTGCATTATAAAGATCACAAAATTAAAACATGATACTCTAAAAAAAAGGTAATTTAGAAAAATTTCTCTGAAAATGACAGAGGTACCCTCACAAACAGGGGAGGATCGTATTATTTTCACTTGGACTAAGAAACATTGATGGATGCTGTTTTCATAATTTCACAAACTTCATGTTCCCCATTTTAGAACCCAGAaatgttttaaattaatagtaCGTATTATTTCACTTAACACGGAAGTGAAGATGAAGATTGTTACATCAAATAACAAGATGGACAAAGGAGGGTGAGGAAGATGCTCATTTGTAACATATCACTGTTTACCTGCATATTCCCAATCAAAAGTGCAAAAAGAATGAGTCCAAAGATGGCTAGTGCAATGCTGAATATAGACTCTCCAGGGTAAGTGCTGGTTTGTAATCCTTGTCCAAGAGTACTGCAGATAAGACGAAGATTCATGTCTTTAGCCTCGACAAATCTGACCATGTTATGTTGATTACAAATATCCATGAATACAATCATCAGTGACATGTGCAGGGtgtattagaaatgggccactcaccccttaaaagggcttataagggggaggattatccacacttatataggggagctaggatcatcaccaagtcgatgtgggatagaatttagagaatttaacacgccccctcacgtgtgggccggaaaggacaccggtcttccatcacgtgggtaggcatctgaatttaacacgccccctcacgtgtgggccggaaaggacatcggtcttccatcacgtgggtaggcaatgcaagagctgagagaaccatcatcgatgtgggccggaaaggacatcggtcttccactcgtgaggtagataagagataaagagaaaaccatcatcgacttgggcccgctctaataccatattagaaatgagccactcaccccttaaaaggcctcataagggggaggattatccatacttttataggtgagctaggatcgttaccaagtcgatgtgggacaagatatcAAGAATTTTAACAGGGTGTATGAAGAAAAACTTAAACCAACTTATTGAAAAAAAAGAGTAGCTAGAAAGTGTAAGAAAACTATTCATTAGCAAAGCCCAATTGTTATTACCAAAGCCTCTCTAGATGCTCCAAATCCGATCAGCATAGGTATAGCAATAGTGGTAACCAAACACACAACAATATCCGAAATGGTAGTAGTGAAAAAGAAAGTAAATGACAATGATATCAAGCGTATAAAATGCAAATTCATGTGGcaacataaatttaatttacatgAAAATTATGGATTATACCATTCACATAAGATCAGGTGACCTGATGAAGAAGTCACTTTACCTCAGATTCTGCAGCCCCCACCATAAACAGTAACAATACTTTGACAAGAACTTCTTCGACGAAACTATTTCAGAAGCCAAAGCCTGCCTGAAAATTCCAAAATCAAACGGGggattgtcttcatcatcgacAGGGCACGCTAAGCTTAAAACACTCTCACTAATGTTGCTCCAGATATTATAATTAGCCATATCTTGATTTCCACAATATAAGAAATCAGTGGTACAGTTATTTTCTCTGCGTTTGCAAGCTTTTTGCCAGCATGTATCATTACGCTCCACAGATAACAAGTACCAGAAAGCCCCAACTATCTGCATGTAAGACAGACAGAATATATTCTCTTATTACTATTTCCCATGAAAAAAACAGCGTCTATCATATTGTATAGACCAGCATAACATGATTGGGCTGCACACAGTTATTTCTATAGGAGAGCAGCAGAATTGTTTGTATCACTATGTCACTATATAGATGACAACAAAGGGTATCCAGCAGCTGGGCATGTAGCAAATGTTGAGAGCAGAAATTCATGACAAATCTTCTCCTAATGTGCAAGATTTCACAGTAAACGATTGATCTTGAGATTAAACAGATTCCATGTTAAAAAACAGCATAGCAAATGATCAGGAAACAATTAAATGTATCCTGCTGCAACAGTATAGGAGTTATTGAAAAACAATCATGCAAGACTAACACTTTGGAGAATTACTATTCTGATACGCAAGAAGGAGGAGACAGATATATGCCCTGGCAGATCATGTCGAATGGGGAGACTAAAAATGTTGTGGACAATAGGCCACGTAACAAGTAGGATTCACTAAATCCTAATGCAAAGTTCAAAAATCTGGAAGTCCACGGCGGATTTTTTGGAAATCATTGTATTACTGCAACCTCATCCCAAATAGCATCTTTAAAACCCATCACGCAGGACGGTGGTATGAGATGTCATGTTACAGTTCAAAAGGATGCTTACATGACTGGCAAGCATGTACAGCAGCAAGTAGGACACTGCACCAGCCCATGCAGTTTCAGCAAAGACACCAGAAGTTCTTTTTAATTCTGAAGTGAGAGGCATAATTCGGGCGAATCTAGGAATATATTGCagcaaaataatgaaaaataatgcTTGCTTTGTAGCCAGTACATCTGACCCATTTGACCTCTGCAGAAATCTCCAGACAACAATCTGCATGTATCAAAGAAAATGATGTTTAGCAATAAAAAACCAAAATGCTATGGAATAACATGTTGAACCATTGAAATAGATATAGTTAGTTAAAATAAGAGATTGAAAAGCTCAGACACTAAAACGTGCAAGTAAATACCGAACTTA from Salvia splendens isolate huo1 chromosome 9, SspV2, whole genome shotgun sequence includes:
- the LOC121748381 gene encoding transmembrane 9 superfamily member 9-like, whose protein sequence is MGRIKPHAISMWMCFALLLLVNAVHSFYLPGVAPQDFEKGDLLKVKVNKLASVKTQLPYAYYSLPYCKPKKIEDSAENLGEVLRGDRIENSPYEFKMREPQMCNVVCRVTLSDKEVKEFKEKIDDEYRVNMILDNLPLVVPFRRPDTDTLVYQHGFPVGFKAQYAGSKEERYFINNHLAFTVKYHKDEETDAARIVGFEAKHFSIKHGYDGKWDDSKTRLTTCDPHAKRTVTNSNTPHVVDDKEIIFTYDVEFQESEVKWASRWDTYLYMADDQIHWFSIVNSLMIVLFLSGMVAMIMLRTLYRDISRYNQLETQEEAQEETGWKLVHGDVFRPPTNSDLLCVYVGTGVQFLGMILVTMIFAALGFLSPSNRGGLMTAMLLLWVFMGIFAGYASARLYKMFKGSEWKKITLQTAFMFPGVVFAIFFILNALIWGEKSSGAVPFGTMFVLVLMWFGISVPLVFVGSYVGFRKPAIEAPVKTNKIPRQIPEQAWYMNPVFSILIGGILPFGAVFIELFFILTSIWLQQFYYIFGFLFLVFLILIVTCAEITVVLCYFQLCSEDYLWLWRSYLTSGSSALYLFLYAAFYFFTKLNITKPVSGILYFGYMLIGSYAFFVLTGTIGFFACFWFTKLIYSSVKID
- the LOC121748380 gene encoding probable cyclic nucleotide-gated ion channel 5 isoform X1; the encoded protein is MFDCGPKTQYTTGQRDKFVRLDELDSRLSSPSTSVASNKCGFGIDGLGRGNHRNPASSKSFKRRMEKGSQGLKSIGRSLGFGVSQAVFPEDLKVSEKRIFDPQDKLLTLWNKLFVMSCILAVSVDPLFFFLPVFNKSEKCLDIDRKLAITATTLRTVVDAFYLIHMVLQFRTAYIAPSSRVFGRGELVIDHGKIAKRYLKCYFIIDFLAVLPLPQIVVWRFLQRSNGSDVLATKQALFFIILLQYIPRFARIMPLTSELKRTSGVFAETAWAGAVSYLLLYMLASHIVGAFWYLLSVERNDTCWQKACKRRENNCTTDFLYCGNQDMANYNIWSNISESVLSLACPVDDEDNPPFDFGIFRQALASEIVSSKKFLSKYCYCLWWGLQNLSTLGQGLQTSTYPGESIFSIALAIFGLILFALLIGNMQTYLQSLTIRLEEMRVKRRDSEQWMHHRLLPPDLRERVRRYDQYKWLETRGVDEHSLVESLPKDLRRDIKRHLCLALVKRVPLFENMDERLLDAICERLKPCLYTESTYIVREGDPVDEMIFLIRGRLESVTTDGGRSGFFNRSLLKEGGFCGEELLTWALDPKSGSNLPSSTRTVRALTEVEAFALTADELKFVASQFRRLHSRQVQHTFRFYSQQWRTWAACFIQAAWRRYSKRKLLEQLRKKEEEEAEAAGASSGSSSYSIGATFLASKFAANAMRGVHRNRNLKSARELVKLQKPPEPDFTADAD
- the LOC121748380 gene encoding probable cyclic nucleotide-gated ion channel 5 isoform X3 — encoded protein: MEKGSQGLKSIGRSLGFGVSQAVFPEDLKVSEKRIFDPQDKLLTLWNKLFVMSCILAVSVDPLFFFLPVFNKSEKCLDIDRKLAITATTLRTVVDAFYLIHMVLQFRTAYIAPSSRVFGRGELVIDHGKIAKRYLKCYFIIDFLAVLPLPQIVVWRFLQRSNGSDVLATKQALFFIILLQYIPRFARIMPLTSELKRTSGVFAETAWAGAVSYLLLYMLASHIVGAFWYLLSVERNDTCWQKACKRRENNCTTDFLYCGNQDMANYNIWSNISESVLSLACPVDDEDNPPFDFGIFRQALASEIVSSKKFLSKYCYCLWWGLQNLSTLGQGLQTSTYPGESIFSIALAIFGLILFALLIGNMQTYLQSLTIRLEEMRVKRRDSEQWMHHRLLPPDLRERVRRYDQYKWLETRGVDEHSLVESLPKDLRRDIKRHLCLALVKRVPLFENMDERLLDAICERLKPCLYTESTYIVREGDPVDEMIFLIRGRLESVTTDGGRSGFFNRSLLKEGGFCGEELLTWALDPKSGSNLPSSTRTVRALTEVEAFALTADELKFVASQFRRLHSRQVQHTFRFYSQQWRTWAACFIQAAWRRYSKRKLLEQLRKKEEEEAEAAGASSGSSSYSIGATFLASKFAANAMRGVHRNRNLKSARELVKLQKPPEPDFTADAD
- the LOC121748380 gene encoding probable cyclic nucleotide-gated ion channel 5 isoform X2; the protein is MFDCGPKTQYTTGQRDKFVRLSSPSTSVASNKCGFGIDGLGRGNHRNPASSKSFKRRMEKGSQGLKSIGRSLGFGVSQAVFPEDLKVSEKRIFDPQDKLLTLWNKLFVMSCILAVSVDPLFFFLPVFNKSEKCLDIDRKLAITATTLRTVVDAFYLIHMVLQFRTAYIAPSSRVFGRGELVIDHGKIAKRYLKCYFIIDFLAVLPLPQIVVWRFLQRSNGSDVLATKQALFFIILLQYIPRFARIMPLTSELKRTSGVFAETAWAGAVSYLLLYMLASHIVGAFWYLLSVERNDTCWQKACKRRENNCTTDFLYCGNQDMANYNIWSNISESVLSLACPVDDEDNPPFDFGIFRQALASEIVSSKKFLSKYCYCLWWGLQNLSTLGQGLQTSTYPGESIFSIALAIFGLILFALLIGNMQTYLQSLTIRLEEMRVKRRDSEQWMHHRLLPPDLRERVRRYDQYKWLETRGVDEHSLVESLPKDLRRDIKRHLCLALVKRVPLFENMDERLLDAICERLKPCLYTESTYIVREGDPVDEMIFLIRGRLESVTTDGGRSGFFNRSLLKEGGFCGEELLTWALDPKSGSNLPSSTRTVRALTEVEAFALTADELKFVASQFRRLHSRQVQHTFRFYSQQWRTWAACFIQAAWRRYSKRKLLEQLRKKEEEEAEAAGASSGSSSYSIGATFLASKFAANAMRGVHRNRNLKSARELVKLQKPPEPDFTADAD